The Acidianus manzaensis genome has a window encoding:
- a CDS encoding 3-hydroxyacyl-CoA dehydrogenase/enoyl-CoA hydratase family protein: MPQIQKALVVGAGTMGHGIAELLAIAGYKVYLNDVAEDLLKNAMEKIKWSLSKLQERGEIKESIDSIMSRITTIVGFPDIIKDVDFAIEASPEKMEIKAEIFSKLSQILSSDAILATNTSSLPISKIAENAKNPQRVVGMHFFNPPVLMPLVEVMKGDKTSDDTAKTVYELAKKLGKQPIMINKDVPGYIVNRILAAINGVACVLVEKGIADYFTIDAVARYKLNFPMGIFELLDYTGIDVAYYVGKSFEEYDKSASNIPLCSIIQKKFESKELGVKTGKGFYEYPQGKYVKPDIPKDYAEKMRPELLISLGVNEASRLLREGIATRNDIDLGVKLGLGFPKGIFQYADEYGIDKIVNSIEELRKIGLNVQVDNLLLEKVNNKELGVKTGKGFYDYGKVEEKQYSTIILRLEPPLAWIILNRPDKLNSLSVELINELNKILDELELNENVRVVIITGNGRAFSSGADITSFLSLRPIDMIRLRSLKDLYNKISLYTKPVIAALNGYTLGGGLEMAMACDIRIASENAKLGQPEINLGLIPGAGGTQRLPKLIGKGRAKLLIYTGDMIDAKEAYELGLVDLVVPQNSFEEEVRRIALRIAEKSPLSLLAAKIAIELGYDSNIWTGGELESSLFGLLLSTEDVKEGVSAFVSKRKPEFKGK, translated from the coding sequence ATGCCACAAATTCAGAAGGCTTTAGTTGTAGGAGCAGGTACTATGGGACATGGAATAGCAGAATTATTAGCTATTGCTGGATATAAAGTGTATTTAAACGATGTAGCAGAAGACTTGCTTAAAAATGCAATGGAAAAAATTAAATGGAGTTTATCAAAGCTCCAAGAGAGAGGAGAAATAAAGGAAAGTATAGACAGCATAATGTCAAGAATAACCACAATTGTAGGATTTCCAGATATAATAAAAGATGTAGATTTCGCAATAGAAGCATCTCCAGAAAAAATGGAAATAAAAGCAGAAATATTCTCAAAACTTAGTCAAATTCTATCATCTGACGCAATATTAGCTACAAACACTAGTAGTTTACCTATATCAAAGATAGCTGAAAATGCTAAAAATCCTCAGAGAGTAGTAGGGATGCATTTCTTTAATCCTCCAGTGTTGATGCCATTAGTAGAAGTAATGAAAGGAGATAAAACTAGTGACGATACAGCAAAGACAGTATATGAGTTAGCAAAAAAATTAGGAAAACAGCCAATAATGATTAATAAAGATGTGCCAGGATATATAGTAAACAGAATTCTAGCAGCAATAAATGGAGTAGCTTGTGTTCTAGTAGAAAAAGGAATTGCAGATTATTTTACAATAGACGCTGTAGCTAGATATAAATTAAATTTCCCAATGGGAATATTCGAACTTTTAGATTACACTGGAATAGATGTTGCCTATTATGTTGGAAAAAGTTTTGAGGAGTATGATAAATCTGCGTCTAATATTCCGTTATGTAGCATTATTCAGAAAAAATTTGAAAGTAAAGAGCTTGGTGTTAAGACTGGTAAAGGATTCTATGAGTATCCTCAAGGCAAGTATGTTAAACCAGATATTCCAAAGGATTATGCTGAAAAAATGAGGCCAGAATTATTAATCTCTTTGGGAGTTAACGAGGCTTCCAGATTATTAAGAGAAGGAATAGCTACTAGAAACGATATTGATTTAGGAGTAAAGCTAGGCTTAGGTTTTCCAAAAGGAATATTTCAATATGCCGACGAGTATGGAATAGATAAAATTGTTAATTCGATAGAGGAATTAAGGAAGATAGGATTAAACGTCCAAGTAGATAATTTGTTATTAGAGAAGGTAAATAATAAAGAGCTTGGTGTTAAGACTGGTAAAGGATTCTATGATTATGGAAAAGTAGAGGAGAAACAGTATTCAACAATAATTCTTAGACTGGAGCCCCCTTTAGCTTGGATAATACTTAATAGACCAGATAAATTGAACTCGTTAAGCGTGGAATTAATTAATGAATTGAATAAAATTTTAGATGAGTTAGAATTAAATGAAAACGTAAGAGTTGTCATAATAACTGGAAATGGAAGGGCATTTTCATCAGGAGCTGATATAACATCGTTCCTTTCTTTAAGGCCAATAGATATGATAAGATTAAGGAGCTTAAAAGATCTTTACAATAAAATATCATTATATACAAAGCCAGTAATTGCTGCATTAAATGGTTATACATTGGGAGGAGGATTAGAAATGGCAATGGCATGTGATATTAGAATAGCATCAGAAAATGCAAAATTAGGACAACCAGAAATAAACTTAGGATTAATACCTGGAGCAGGAGGAACGCAAAGACTACCTAAGCTAATAGGAAAAGGAAGAGCAAAATTATTAATATATACTGGAGATATGATAGATGCTAAAGAAGCTTACGAGTTAGGCCTAGTAGATTTAGTAGTTCCGCAAAATAGTTTCGAAGAAGAAGTTAGAAGAATAGCATTAAGAATAGCAGAAAAATCTCCATTATCATTACTAGCAGCTAAAATTGCTATCGAATTAGGCTATGATTCTAATATATGGACAGGAGGAGAATTAGAATCTAGTTTATTTGGATTACTATTAAGCACAGAAGATGTTAAAGAAGGAGTATCTGCATTTGTTAGTAAAAGGAAACCTGAATTCAAGGGTAAATGA
- a CDS encoding nicotinamide-nucleotide adenylyltransferase translates to MLRGLYPGRFQPFHLGHLSVVKWALERVDELVILVGSSQESHTLVNPFTAGERVEMIRLGLEEAGVSSSKYFIIPIPDVLMNSVWAYHVKLYSPKFEKVFARNPLVLRLFKEAGVEVEEPPAFNREKYNSTLIRKMIITGENWENLVPEKVYKYIINIKGDERLKEITRSDKILNY, encoded by the coding sequence TTGCTTAGAGGGTTATACCCAGGGAGATTTCAGCCATTTCATTTAGGTCATTTGAGTGTTGTTAAGTGGGCTTTGGAGAGGGTTGATGAGTTGGTTATTCTTGTTGGTAGTAGTCAGGAGAGTCATACTTTGGTTAATCCTTTTACTGCTGGTGAGAGGGTTGAGATGATTAGGTTGGGTTTGGAGGAGGCTGGTGTTTCTTCTAGTAAGTATTTTATTATTCCTATTCCTGATGTTTTGATGAATAGTGTTTGGGCTTATCATGTTAAATTGTATTCTCCTAAGTTTGAGAAGGTTTTTGCTAGGAATCCTTTAGTTCTTAGACTTTTTAAGGAGGCTGGGGTAGAAGTTGAGGAACCTCCAGCATTTAATCGAGAAAAGTATAATTCAACATTAATTAGGAAAATGATTATAACTGGAGAAAATTGGGAAAACCTAGTGCCAGAAAAAGTTTACAAATATATAATAAACATAAAAGGAGACGAAAGACTAAAAGAAATAACAAGAAGTGATAAAATTTTGAACTATTGA
- a CDS encoding MBL fold metallo-hydrolase has protein sequence MLYTLRLPIKGSLNHVNTYLLGDIKNFLLIDTGLPTPEDISTLTEYLKKYGSPKRVLITHYHPDHIGLVSLFAKSAEILINEKELEFLNFIFDDNYDHIIGKFLSENGFPKEYTEIILQNRNRIKEITKNVKFTEIKDNDEIIISDKKGKFIWTPGHTIGHTCLYYEKLLFCGDHILPHITPNVSLLRPDDNPLKEYIESLERIMELDVEKVYPAHGDPFTNIRERINEIKKHHERRLQEIINILQKRGKANAYEISTNISWYKPWQELGNIDKQLAIGETLAHIKYLQENNTISMHDAGNVIFYTLK, from the coding sequence ATGCTGTATACTCTAAGATTGCCTATTAAAGGTTCTCTAAATCATGTTAACACTTATCTACTTGGAGACATTAAGAATTTCTTGCTCATAGATACCGGATTACCAACTCCGGAAGATATTTCTACCTTAACTGAATATTTGAAAAAATATGGAAGTCCAAAGAGAGTTCTAATAACTCATTATCATCCTGACCATATAGGTCTAGTGAGTTTATTTGCAAAATCTGCAGAAATTCTAATTAACGAAAAAGAGTTAGAATTCTTAAATTTTATTTTTGATGATAATTATGATCATATTATAGGAAAATTTCTTTCTGAAAATGGATTTCCTAAAGAATATACTGAAATTATTTTACAAAACAGAAATAGAATAAAAGAAATTACAAAAAATGTGAAATTTACTGAGATTAAAGATAATGATGAAATAATAATATCGGACAAGAAAGGAAAATTCATATGGACTCCAGGTCATACTATAGGTCATACTTGCCTTTACTACGAGAAATTACTATTCTGTGGAGATCATATTTTGCCTCATATAACTCCAAACGTATCTTTACTAAGGCCTGATGATAATCCACTCAAGGAATATATAGAAAGTTTAGAAAGAATTATGGAACTTGATGTAGAGAAAGTATATCCAGCACATGGAGATCCATTTACAAATATAAGGGAAAGGATAAACGAAATTAAAAAACATCATGAGAGAAGACTTCAAGAAATAATAAATATCTTGCAGAAAAGAGGGAAGGCTAACGCATATGAAATATCCACTAACATTTCTTGGTATAAACCTTGGCAAGAACTTGGAAACATAGACAAACAATTAGCTATAGGAGAAACATTAGCCCATATTAAATATTTACAAGAAAATAATACTATAAGCATGCATGATGCAGGCAATGTTATATTTTATACTTTGAAATAA
- a CDS encoding fumarylacetoacetate hydrolase family protein — MKYLSFYIEGKRKLGILSDDEKYVNAIRNFSDTESKGETYKINEIIFDVPITPSAIFCTLVNTPAMLGTKDKSEAKSMITSPKFFLKLPTLVVANNQPIITPKDAIRPEVEIAIITGEKKIKNATKKDLDNILGYSVFNDITYPPGLKEDGYYAYRRDPIDGKVKKIFVRGSHFRNKVRDTFAPFGPWIVTPDEINDDINSLTMRSYYNNELIQEGSSEDFIFSIEEIIIELSKIVSIPPYSLISSGSIGYKNAEEVSEYYLKPINNGKIIAEIEKIGKLENFTIIE; from the coding sequence ATGAAATATTTATCTTTTTATATCGAAGGAAAAAGAAAATTGGGAATACTGAGTGATGACGAAAAATATGTTAACGCTATTCGAAACTTTTCAGATACTGAATCTAAGGGAGAAACATACAAAATAAATGAAATAATATTTGACGTTCCTATTACTCCATCAGCAATCTTTTGTACTTTAGTAAATACGCCAGCGATGTTAGGTACTAAAGATAAAAGTGAAGCTAAATCCATGATAACATCACCAAAATTTTTCCTTAAATTACCTACGTTAGTAGTAGCTAACAATCAACCTATAATAACTCCTAAAGATGCTATAAGACCAGAAGTAGAAATTGCAATAATAACTGGAGAAAAAAAGATTAAAAATGCAACTAAAAAAGATTTAGATAATATTTTAGGATATTCAGTATTTAATGATATAACATATCCGCCTGGATTAAAAGAAGATGGGTATTATGCGTATAGGAGAGATCCTATAGACGGTAAGGTAAAAAAGATTTTTGTTAGAGGATCGCACTTTAGAAATAAAGTAAGAGATACATTTGCTCCTTTTGGACCATGGATTGTTACACCAGATGAAATTAATGATGATATTAATTCGCTAACTATGAGAAGTTATTATAATAACGAATTAATTCAAGAAGGCTCATCAGAAGATTTTATTTTCTCTATTGAAGAAATAATAATAGAGTTATCTAAAATAGTGAGTATACCTCCTTATTCATTGATATCGTCTGGAAGTATAGGATATAAAAATGCTGAAGAAGTATCAGAATATTATTTGAAGCCAATTAACAATGGGAAGATAATAGCTGAAATAGAAAAGATAGGAAAATTAGAAAATTTCACCATAATTGAATAA
- a CDS encoding long-chain-fatty-acid--CoA ligase, whose amino-acid sequence MSSKYFEYQLTVDNILETGVTTFPNREIVYRDIRRYTFSSFSDSVKRLLSGLKKNINIKQGDRIGVMDWDTDVYLHAYYSVPMSGAVLHTVNIRYPPELILKTVLQAEDKYLIVRDEFLPLVEKAANFIPVGMKIITYNDNKEKVKSSLPVIDFWELVDSNEPSEPENLNENMMATLFFTSGTTGEPKGVWFTHRKLVLHALGVSLVGGRPPLNLSTKDTYLILVPMFHVHSWGYPYVFMLNGVKYVLPGRYDYGLILKLMDREKVTFSAMVPTILYLLISHPDANKYSNVFKNWKVTIGGSALPEGLARKAQELGITVLCGYGLSETCPVITVSYYNSLVENDNDENKFYETITAGAPLPFVKIKIFDPITGKEKNRGEIGEVVVRSPWLTQEYYKDPEKTEALWKDGWLHTGDLGFIDDKGYLHIVDREKDAIKSGGEFIPSLLLEDVISLHPKVSQVAVVGVKDEKWGERPVAFIVPKGDLKEEELRSFLNDLANKGRIQKWWIPDRFIFINTMPLTSTNKIDKKALRDQIK is encoded by the coding sequence ATGAGTAGTAAATATTTTGAGTATCAATTAACTGTAGATAATATTTTAGAGACTGGCGTAACTACATTTCCTAATAGAGAGATAGTATATAGAGACATTAGAAGATATACATTCTCTAGTTTTTCCGATTCCGTAAAAAGATTATTATCAGGATTAAAGAAGAATATTAACATAAAGCAAGGAGATAGGATAGGCGTAATGGATTGGGATACTGACGTCTATCTTCATGCTTATTATTCAGTACCAATGTCAGGAGCAGTTTTACATACTGTAAATATTAGATACCCCCCAGAATTAATTCTTAAAACAGTACTACAAGCAGAGGACAAATATTTAATAGTTAGGGATGAATTTTTACCACTGGTAGAGAAAGCAGCAAATTTTATTCCAGTAGGAATGAAAATAATAACATATAATGATAATAAAGAAAAGGTGAAGAGTTCACTTCCAGTTATAGACTTCTGGGAATTAGTAGATAGCAATGAACCTAGTGAACCAGAAAATCTAAACGAAAATATGATGGCTACTCTATTCTTTACTTCAGGTACTACAGGCGAACCGAAAGGTGTGTGGTTCACCCATAGAAAATTAGTTTTACATGCTTTAGGAGTTTCATTAGTAGGTGGAAGGCCACCATTAAATCTATCTACTAAAGATACGTATCTTATTCTAGTTCCAATGTTTCATGTGCATTCTTGGGGATATCCTTACGTGTTTATGCTAAATGGCGTAAAATATGTATTGCCAGGTAGATATGATTACGGCTTAATTCTTAAATTAATGGATAGAGAAAAAGTTACTTTTTCAGCTATGGTTCCTACTATACTATACTTATTAATTTCTCACCCTGATGCTAATAAATATAGTAATGTATTTAAGAATTGGAAAGTAACAATAGGTGGATCTGCATTGCCAGAGGGATTAGCTAGAAAGGCTCAAGAACTAGGTATTACAGTACTTTGCGGATATGGACTATCTGAAACATGCCCAGTTATTACGGTATCATACTATAATTCATTAGTTGAAAATGATAATGATGAAAATAAATTCTACGAAACTATAACTGCAGGTGCTCCTTTACCATTCGTAAAAATAAAGATATTTGATCCAATAACTGGAAAAGAGAAAAATAGAGGAGAGATAGGTGAAGTGGTAGTTAGATCTCCATGGTTAACTCAAGAGTACTATAAGGATCCAGAAAAAACTGAAGCACTGTGGAAAGATGGATGGTTACACACTGGAGATTTAGGGTTTATTGACGACAAAGGATATCTTCATATAGTCGATAGAGAAAAGGATGCAATAAAAAGCGGAGGAGAATTCATACCATCTTTATTACTTGAAGACGTTATATCTTTACATCCTAAAGTATCGCAAGTAGCCGTAGTAGGTGTAAAAGATGAAAAATGGGGAGAAAGGCCTGTAGCATTTATTGTACCTAAAGGAGATCTTAAAGAAGAAGAATTAAGATCCTTCTTAAATGATTTAGCTAACAAAGGAAGAATTCAGAAATGGTGGATTCCAGATAGATTTATATTTATAAATACTATGCCGTTAACATCTACGAATAAAATAGATAAAAAAGCATTAAGAGATCAAATAAAGTAA
- a CDS encoding TetR/AcrR family transcriptional regulator, with the protein MVTEPKTKKGKETVRRILEASLETIAEKGFMNTTVEDIAIKANIAYGLFYYYFKDKHEVLSELIKSINRDMRYYLKSNTIDSANRIEIEKKGILKYLEWFNTNKKYHRVIIEAEVHDPQLYQWFFTKLADRYKIGLEEAMKKGEIINVDPELLAYVLIGIGEILGKRYLLWDNSGPNEKIKNDIQYLIDNLLHPR; encoded by the coding sequence ATGGTAACTGAGCCTAAAACTAAAAAAGGAAAGGAAACAGTTAGAAGAATCTTAGAAGCGTCTCTTGAAACTATAGCAGAAAAAGGATTTATGAACACTACAGTAGAAGATATCGCAATAAAAGCCAATATAGCATATGGATTATTTTATTATTATTTCAAAGATAAGCATGAAGTATTGAGTGAGTTAATAAAATCAATAAATAGGGATATGAGATATTATTTAAAATCTAATACCATAGATTCCGCTAATAGAATAGAAATAGAGAAAAAAGGAATTTTGAAATATTTAGAGTGGTTTAATACAAATAAAAAGTATCATAGAGTAATTATAGAAGCTGAAGTCCACGATCCACAACTATATCAATGGTTTTTTACTAAATTAGCCGATAGATATAAAATTGGTCTTGAAGAAGCAATGAAAAAAGGAGAAATAATTAATGTAGATCCGGAACTACTAGCTTATGTCCTTATAGGAATAGGAGAAATATTAGGTAAGAGATATTTATTATGGGATAATAGTGGACCTAATGAAAAAATAAAAAATGATATACAATATTTAATAGATAATCTATTACATCCAAGATAA
- a CDS encoding DUF998 domain-containing protein: MNKILIVGLIGILSAWITIIISALINPWFSITHNALSDLGGGGPLNGHPYPTDPLVYNGGLIITSLIILIFSILIVNNSRNKLEIVGGSFFMISALFLALIGIYHEGTYPHNFVSLWFFILASISYIVISISLILTRIFLKIGIILLSLIILGWILFIIIPWQSVAEDEIFGISIIDICVILHGISFNKIH, translated from the coding sequence ATGAATAAAATTTTGATAGTAGGCCTTATAGGTATACTTTCTGCATGGATCACAATTATAATTTCCGCGTTGATAAACCCCTGGTTTAGTATTACGCATAACGCACTAAGCGATTTAGGTGGAGGAGGGCCACTAAATGGGCATCCATATCCTACAGATCCATTAGTATATAATGGAGGACTTATTATTACATCATTAATAATTCTTATATTTTCCATTTTAATAGTTAATAACTCTAGAAATAAATTAGAAATAGTGGGAGGATCATTTTTTATGATTTCTGCATTGTTTTTGGCACTAATAGGAATTTACCATGAAGGAACATATCCCCATAATTTTGTTTCATTATGGTTCTTTATTTTAGCCTCAATATCATATATAGTTATATCCATATCCTTAATTCTTACCAGAATATTTCTAAAAATTGGGATTATATTGTTAAGTTTGATAATATTGGGATGGATACTTTTTATTATTATCCCTTGGCAATCAGTAGCCGAAGATGAAATATTTGGAATAAGTATTATTGATATATGCGTAATTTTACATGGAATATCATTTAATAAAATACATTAA
- a CDS encoding alcohol dehydrogenase catalytic domain-containing protein → MKAAVVEEFGKPLVIKQIEKIDKNEKDIDIKIKASGICGRDIVIWKGGFKNLHPPLILGHEIFGEYNGRPVGVYGTIICKKCKYCNSERENLCENSIFLGEGRPGGYADEVYVPADNIYYLPDDNYKAYAASVCPLATAIHASRLANIKRGDKVLVTGAGGGVGIHLLQYLRLLGVQLVSITSESKKEIVSKYSDITITQRDFSKLIKDVDVVMELVGNQTINESLRALSRDGTLILIGNIEGSEISLKRPALTIMRQQRIIGSAAYTRQEVLEAVKLIHDQKIIPFYETFSLEDVNIAIEKLNNSKIIGRAVLIP, encoded by the coding sequence TTGAAAGCTGCAGTAGTTGAAGAATTCGGAAAACCTTTAGTAATAAAACAAATAGAAAAAATTGACAAAAATGAGAAAGATATAGACATAAAAATTAAAGCTAGTGGAATATGTGGTAGGGATATAGTTATATGGAAAGGTGGATTCAAAAATTTACATCCGCCATTGATTTTAGGTCACGAGATATTTGGAGAATATAACGGAAGACCAGTTGGAGTTTATGGTACTATTATATGTAAAAAATGTAAATATTGTAACTCAGAAAGGGAAAATCTATGCGAAAATAGTATATTTTTAGGTGAAGGAAGACCAGGCGGATATGCTGACGAAGTATATGTACCAGCGGATAACATATATTATCTTCCTGATGATAACTACAAAGCATATGCTGCATCCGTATGCCCATTAGCTACAGCAATACATGCTTCACGGTTAGCTAATATAAAAAGAGGTGATAAAGTACTTGTTACAGGTGCAGGAGGAGGAGTTGGTATTCATTTACTACAATATTTACGTTTATTAGGAGTTCAATTAGTATCTATAACATCAGAGTCAAAAAAGGAAATTGTAAGTAAATATTCTGATATTACCATTACTCAAAGGGATTTCTCTAAATTAATAAAAGACGTAGATGTTGTTATGGAATTAGTAGGAAATCAAACGATAAACGAAAGTCTAAGAGCATTAAGTAGAGATGGTACATTAATATTAATAGGAAATATAGAAGGAAGTGAAATCTCTTTAAAAAGGCCAGCATTAACTATAATGAGACAACAAAGAATTATAGGCTCAGCAGCATATACTAGACAAGAAGTACTAGAAGCAGTTAAGCTAATTCATGATCAGAAAATTATTCCATTCTATGAAACTTTTAGTCTGGAAGATGTAAATATAGCGATAGAGAAGTTAAATAATTCTAAGATAATAGGTAGAGCAGTACTTATTCCATAA
- a CDS encoding SRPBCC domain-containing protein produces the protein MIKTETFSIDQNKVKDFYSNSSNFINCIPNVKDINGNQFKLNAIVGAMQFTVDAELTQQTNNNQYLTFIKINGPGVTINITSKLTIQDNQGSIDADYTAEGPAVSMVGGLLDSTINTMMNQTSECIKKKISSKS, from the coding sequence ATGATAAAGACAGAAACGTTTAGTATAGATCAAAATAAAGTAAAAGATTTCTATTCTAATTCTAGTAATTTTATAAATTGTATACCAAATGTCAAAGATATAAACGGAAACCAATTTAAGCTAAATGCCATTGTAGGTGCAATGCAATTTACCGTAGATGCAGAATTAACTCAACAAACAAATAATAATCAGTATTTAACATTCATTAAAATAAATGGACCAGGAGTAACAATAAATATAACATCTAAATTAACTATACAAGATAACCAAGGCTCTATAGATGCAGACTATACTGCTGAAGGACCTGCAGTATCAATGGTTGGAGGATTACTTGATTCTACTATTAATACAATGATGAATCAGACCTCTGAATGCATAAAGAAAAAAATATCTAGCAAATCATGA
- a CDS encoding DMT family transporter, which produces MESLAFKAIKWLGPLAIVWGLTYPLTKLIAESVSPIVITWVRIGIAAVFFLILSNFKFSIGKKQFINAIFNTILFMLFLNVGTSISSNPGLAAVMIYTQPLFVVIIEKILGTNISMRALSGVILGFVGIALSITSVSLDLGVIIALIGGIVWAIGTVYYSRNLAKENIIKLNAFMNIVAFPFTLVLTPVNYYFTVSLSIIGLLILLGILAQAVGYYLWFNAIRDLGSIRASTGSLVVPVAAYILTFVILRIAPTPLEILGSIITLIGIYITISYRKI; this is translated from the coding sequence ATGGAAAGTTTAGCTTTTAAGGCAATTAAATGGCTTGGACCATTAGCTATAGTCTGGGGATTAACTTATCCTCTCACTAAACTGATTGCAGAATCAGTATCACCTATAGTTATAACATGGGTAAGAATTGGTATAGCTGCAGTTTTCTTTCTTATTCTCTCTAATTTTAAATTTTCTATAGGAAAAAAGCAATTTATTAATGCAATATTTAATACTATACTTTTTATGCTATTCTTAAATGTAGGCACGTCTATTTCTTCTAATCCAGGTCTTGCTGCAGTAATGATATATACTCAACCTCTATTTGTAGTAATTATAGAAAAAATATTAGGAACTAATATATCAATGAGGGCATTATCTGGAGTGATTCTAGGGTTCGTAGGCATAGCATTATCAATTACATCAGTAAGCCTTGATCTTGGAGTTATAATAGCTCTAATAGGTGGAATAGTGTGGGCTATTGGAACTGTATATTACTCTAGGAATCTAGCTAAAGAGAATATAATAAAACTAAATGCTTTCATGAATATAGTAGCTTTCCCTTTTACATTAGTTTTAACTCCAGTCAATTACTATTTCACAGTAAGTTTATCTATTATAGGCTTATTAATATTGTTAGGTATTCTTGCTCAAGCTGTTGGTTATTATTTATGGTTTAATGCGATAAGAGATTTAGGAAGTATAAGAGCATCTACTGGTTCTTTAGTAGTTCCTGTCGCAGCATATATTTTAACTTTTGTCATATTGAGGATAGCTCCAACTCCACTAGAAATTTTAGGATCTATAATAACTCTTATCGGAATATATATAACTATAAGTTATAGAAAAATCTGA
- a CDS encoding MFS transporter produces MEPQKFTSDSAKATTSQFIGFLLDSYDLTMILTIAPVLATVLLPPQSPLIAAFDVILAYSLTIIFRPVGSAIFGNLGDKIGRRGDLIITVLGLGISSAVTSALPTYAQVGILSFILFIIIRIAVGIFAGGEYSAGHPFAMEWTPYKWRGLISGIVQGGFSFGAALAAVVEGAFIAFFGLHAVETYAWRYVFLTALAPAAIALAIRLSMKETPVFQDVKDKKMVRKTPLIDLFRKPYRRDFFQVMLYMTGMFFFAYSLFAFVPTILEHAPSIFPIGEADTIYSYGTYGAFAAAVIFGALSQYVGRRRLTLWWAVGTFIVAIPVYYLLIHSATIGNYALAALASILIGIITQGPWGAIPIYLSERFKASMRASGVGFGYSSGIFIGGWFSIYVPLMHNYLFKSIDTPTNIWFSTAVLLMIGAVLVGIGMLLGPETLGTKLIEENPEEKKEEKQPNVK; encoded by the coding sequence ATGGAACCGCAAAAATTTACTTCAGATTCTGCAAAAGCTACAACATCACAATTCATAGGATTTTTGTTAGACTCTTATGATTTAACTATGATTTTGACTATTGCTCCAGTTTTAGCTACAGTTTTGCTTCCACCTCAATCTCCTTTAATAGCAGCTTTTGATGTTATTTTAGCTTATTCTTTAACTATAATATTTAGGCCAGTAGGTTCTGCTATTTTCGGTAATCTAGGAGATAAAATAGGAAGAAGAGGAGATTTAATAATCACTGTATTAGGATTAGGAATATCTAGTGCAGTAACGTCAGCACTGCCAACTTATGCACAAGTAGGTATTTTATCGTTTATCTTATTTATTATAATAAGAATTGCTGTAGGTATTTTTGCTGGCGGAGAATACTCGGCAGGACATCCATTTGCTATGGAATGGACTCCATATAAATGGAGAGGTCTAATAAGCGGTATTGTACAAGGAGGATTTTCTTTTGGTGCAGCTTTAGCTGCGGTAGTTGAAGGAGCTTTTATAGCATTCTTCGGACTGCATGCTGTAGAAACTTACGCCTGGAGGTATGTATTTCTAACGGCCTTAGCTCCTGCTGCGATAGCATTAGCAATTAGGCTTTCAATGAAGGAAACTCCAGTATTTCAAGATGTTAAAGATAAGAAAATGGTAAGAAAGACTCCACTAATAGATTTATTCAGAAAACCATATAGAAGAGATTTCTTTCAAGTAATGCTTTACATGACCGGAATGTTCTTTTTTGCCTATTCACTATTTGCCTTTGTTCCTACTATTTTAGAGCATGCTCCATCAATATTTCCAATAGGTGAAGCTGATACTATATATTCATATGGAACTTATGGTGCGTTTGCAGCTGCAGTAATTTTTGGTGCATTATCTCAATATGTAGGGAGGAGAAGATTAACTCTATGGTGGGCTGTAGGAACATTTATAGTTGCTATTCCAGTATACTATTTACTAATTCATTCTGCCACGATAGGTAATTATGCTCTAGCTGCATTAGCTTCAATACTAATAGGCATAATAACTCAAGGACCTTGGGGTGCTATACCAATCTATTTATCAGAAAGATTCAAAGCTTCTATGAGGGCTTCAGGTGTTGGATTTGGATATTCGTCAGGAATATTCATAGGAGGTTGGTTTAGTATTTATGTACCATTAATGCATAATTATCTATTTAAGAGCATAGATACTCCTACTAACATATGGTTTTCTACTGCGGTGCTATTAATGATAGGTGCAGTATTGGTAGGAATAGGAATGCTTTTAGGTCCAGAAACATTAGGTACTAAGTTAATTGAGGAAAATCCAGAAGAAAAGAAGGAGGAAAAGCAACCTAATGTAAAATAA